CTCTCGGTCGCGGCGCTCGACCTGCCGCCCGCGACGCCCGCCGCGGGCTCGCGCGCGTCGTCGTCGCTCGCGCCGGCGGGCGCGACGTTCCGCGGCCGCTGGTCGCGCGACGGCCTCGACGGGTCCGCGACGCTGACGTCGGCGGCGCTCGGCGCCGCGCGCGCCCTAGGGCGGATCCCGTGGGACGCGCGCAACGGCGACGCCCGCGCTTCGTGGTCGTGGACCGGCGCGCGTCTCGAACGGCTCGTCGAGGCGGCCCGCGCGTTCGGCGCGCCGGCGCCGGTCGGCCTCGAACTGCGCGGCGGCGCGCGCGCGAAGGGAACGATCGCCGGCCCGCCCGCGGCGCCGCGCGGCGAACTGCGGATCGACCTCGCCGACTGGCGCGCGTCGTACGAAGGGCGCGCGGCCGCCGGCGCGGCGCTCGTCGCGTCGTGCCGCTTCGACGTCGGCGCGCGCCGCCTGACCGACGGCGTCGTCGAGACGCGCGGCTCGCTCGACGCGCCGCCGCTCGCGCCGCGCGGCTTCTCGTTCCGCCTCGGCGGCGTCGAGGCGTCGGCCGCGCCCGAGGCGGCCGCGCGGAACGCCGCGGCGCCCGCCCTCGCGTCGTTCGCGGCGCGCGCGCCGGAGATCGCGTTCGCGTTCGACGAGCTGTTGAGCGCGCGCGGCGAGGCTTCGTGGGACGGCGCGGGCGGGAAGGCGCGGTTGGCGCTCGAAGGGATCGACGCCGCGCGCTGGCGCGAGGCGGCGCGGCCCCTCGCCGACCCGCTCCCCGACTGGGGCGTGAAGGGAACGCTCTCGGCGGATCTCGCCGCGGCGCTCGACGACGCGGGGACGTGGCGCGTCTCCGGGCCGCTGCGCGCGGCGGGCCTCGGCCTCTCCTCGGCCGACGGCGCGGAGGCCGTCGAGGGCTTCGACGGGACGATCGACGTCGCGGCGCGGGGGCGCCTCGCCGCCGGCGCGCCGCTCTTCGACGAGGCGACGTTCGAGGCGCGCCTCGGCGGCTTCCAGCTCCTCTGGGGCGCCGTCTTCGGCGACTACTCGAACGGCGCGAGCCGTTGGCGCGGCCGCGTGGCGCCCGCCGCCGGCGGGGGGCTCGCGGCGCACGTCGAGGGGACGGCGATGGGGGAGACCGCGCTGACGGCCGACGGCGCCTTCGGCGGCGCCGCGCCGCCGTCGTTCTCGCTGCGCCTCGACGCGCCGCGGCTCGACGCCGCCTATCCCGCGTTCGTCTCCGGACCGCTCGCCGATCCGTTGCCGAAGCTCGCCGCGCTGCGCCTCGGCGGCGCGGCGCGGCTCGAAGCGCGCGGCGCGCTCGGCGCCTCGCCGGCCGTCGCCGGACGGCTCGCCCTCGACGACGTCGTCGTCGAGGACGGCGAGACGCTCGACGCCGCCTTCTCGCTCGACCTGCCGTTCGACCTGCGCTTCGCCGCGGGCGGCCTCGCCGCGGACGGCCCGCGCCTCGCCGGGCGGCTCGCCGTGCGCCGCTTCGCCGCGGGCGGGCTTGCGGCGCCGCCGTTCGACGCGCCGTTCTCCGTCCAAGCCGACACGATCGCGTTCGAGCGGCCGCTGCGGCTCGAACTCCTCGGCGGCGCGATCGAATTGGGCGCCGCCCGTTTCGCCGACCTCGGGCGCCCGACGCGCCGCCTCGAAACGTCGTTGGCGATCGAGGGGCTCGACCTCGGCCGCGCGGCGAAGACGTTCGGGCTCCCGGCGGTCGAAGGGCGTCTCGACGCCAAGTTCCCGCGCCTCGCGCTGCGCTCCGACGCCTTCGAAGTGGACGGCGGCGGCGCGGCCCGGCTCTTCGGCGGCACGATCGCCTTCGGCGACGTCTCCGGACGCGACGCGCTCGGCCGCTATCCCAAGATCCGCTTCTCGGTCCGCTTCGAGGAGATCGATCTCGGGCAGTTGACGCGCGCGCTCGACTTCGGCGAGATGAACGGCCTCGTCTCCGGCTACGCCAAGGACGTCGACCTCTTCGCCGGCGTGCCGACCGGCTTCGACGCGGAACTGCGCACGGTCGTCAAGCGCGGCGTCTCCCGCACGATCACCGTCAAGGCGATCAAGAACGTCACGGTGATCGGCTCCGGCGGCTCGCCGACCGTCTTCGACCGCGGGCTGCAGCGCTTCTTCAGCCGCTACACCTATTCCGCGCTCGGCGTGCACATGCGCCTCGCCGACGACCTGTTCGAGCTCCAGGGGCTCGAGCGGCGCGGCGCGAAGGAGCTCTTCCTCAAGGGGCGGCTGCCGCTGCCGATCGACATCGTCAACGGCGCGCCGGGCCGGAAGATCTCGTTCCGCGGAATGATGGACCGCCTGCGCGCCGTCGACTGGGGCGGCGCCAAGGCGACGGGCGGGAAGTGAGCGCCGCGCCGTCCGGCGCGCGCGCCATCCGGGTTAGACTCTGCTCCGCGAAGGAGGACTCGCCGATGAAGCGTCGCTGGATCTTTGCCGTCGCCGCCGCCGCCCTGACCGCGCTGGCGTGCGTGACGATCAACATCACCTTCCCCGAAGCCGCGATCAAGGATCTCTCGAAGCAGATCGAGGACGAGATCGCGAAGCAGGCGAAGCAGAAGGAAGCCCGGCCGCCGGCCGAGAAGAAGGAAGAGCCGGCGCCGGCCAAGAGCCCCTCCGCGGGGCCGTCGGCCGGCCTGCTCGACGAACTGCTCGGCGTCGCCTACGCCGCCGACGTGCCGAGCCCCGGGGTGACCAACCCCGCGATCCGCCGGATCATCGACGCCCGCGCCGCGCGCGCCGGCGAACTCGAGAAGTACAAGGACATGGGGGCGGTCGGCGAGAACAACAAGGGGCTGCTCGAAGTCCGCGCCCTCGACGCCGTCGCCGATCTCCGCGCCCGCGCCGCGCTGCAGAAGCTCGTGCGCGAGGAAAACGCCGACCGCGAGGAGCTGTACAAGGAGATCGCGGTGGCGCAGGGGGTGCAGCTCTCCGAACTGCCGAAGATCCGCGCCACCTACGCCGCGACGCTGCGCGAGAACGCCAAGCCGGGACAGTGGATCCAGCTGCCCGACGGCGCCTGGAAGCGCAAGTAGCGGCGCCGCCTTGGGCGAGCCGCTCGCGCTCCTCGCCGTGGACGCCGCCGAAGGCGACGTCGACGAGGTCGTGCGCGCGTTCGCGGCGTCCGGCTTCGACGTCGCCGTGGCCCGCGCCTCCACCCCGTCGGAGTTCGAGGCGGCGCTGGGACGCGGGCCGTGGGACGTCGTCGTCTCGGAATGGCGGCTCGACGGCTTCTCGGCGCTCGCCGCGCTCAAGCGGATGGAGCGGGCGCGCGCCGAGGCGCCGCTGATCGTCTACAGCCGCGAGGGCGGGGAGCGCAACGTCGTCGCCGCCCTCAAGGCGGGCGCCGTCGACTACATCCTCAAAGGGGATCCGCAGGCGCTGGCCGCGGCCGCGGCCCGCGAACTGCGCGCCGCGGCGGAGCGGCGCCGCGCGCGCCGGCGGGCCGACGCGCAGGCGCGCGTGGCGCGGGCCCTCGATCAGGCGAGCGAAGGCGCGGCGCTTTGCGGGCGCGACGGCGCGATGCAGTGGCTCAACCCGGAGTTCGAGCGGATCTTCCGCCGCCCCGCGGTGGACTTTCTCGGGCGCGACCTCGCGGTGCTGCGCAACGGCGGGCCGCAGGCCGACGTCCACGCCGAGCTCCTGCGGGCCGCGCGCCGCGGCCAGATCTGGCGCGGGCGGCTCGTCGAAAAGCGCGGCGACGGCAAGCTGGTGGACGTCGCGCTGTCGCTCACGCCGGTGCGCGACGAAGACGGCGAGACCGTCGGTTTCCTGCTGCTGGTCCGCGACGTGACCGTCGAGGCCGAGCACGAGGCGAAACGGCGCCAGCACGAGAAGATGGACGCCGTGGGCCGGCTCGCCGGCGGCGTGGCGCACGACTTCAACAACCTGCTGCAGGCGGTCCAGGGAACCACCGAGGTGCTCAAGCTCGAGCCGGAGCGGGTCGCCGGGATCGAGAGCCGCCTCGACGAACTGGAGCGCTGCGTGCGGCGCGGCGGGCAGCTGACCAAGCAGCTCCTGCTCTTCGCGCGGCGCGAGGCGGGACGCCCGGAGC
The bacterium genome window above contains:
- a CDS encoding response regulator, which encodes MGEPLALLAVDAAEGDVDEVVRAFAASGFDVAVARASTPSEFEAALGRGPWDVVVSEWRLDGFSALAALKRMERARAEAPLIVYSREGGERNVVAALKAGAVDYILKGDPQALAAAAARELRAAAERRRARRRADAQARVARALDQASEGAALCGRDGAMQWLNPEFERIFRRPAVDFLGRDLAVLRNGGPQADVHAELLRAARRGQIWRGRLVEKRGDGKLVDVALSLTPVRDEDGETVGFLLLVRDVTVEAEHEAKRRQHEKMDAVGRLAGGVAHDFNNLLQAVQGTTEVLKLEPERVAGIESRLDELERCVRRGGQLTKQLLLFARREAGRPEQTDLNEAIRDGQRSMQRVLGDKARLAVELSAERLLTKVDRAQLEQVLLSLVVNAGDAMPDGGEVKILSGRGPGEWVWFAVADTGLGIRREMRDRIFDPFFTTKGANRGGGLGLSVVHGIVTQHGGRVEVESDIGLGTVFRVLLPRLAAPSFPELNEQEGGARGTPVRGAGERLLVVEDEAGARASLEAVLGALGYAVKVVGSSEEALALPPEPPFELLLTDVLLPGISGLHLAKRLRDRWPGIKVVVMSGFSEDVMRLRATRQEPGRFLQKPFDMTTLSHEIRQALDEDRTPPPTPDCK
- a CDS encoding YdbL family protein, which gives rise to MKRRWIFAVAAAALTALACVTINITFPEAAIKDLSKQIEDEIAKQAKQKEARPPAEKKEEPAPAKSPSAGPSAGLLDELLGVAYAADVPSPGVTNPAIRRIIDARAARAGELEKYKDMGAVGENNKGLLEVRALDAVADLRARAALQKLVREENADREELYKEIAVAQGVQLSELPKIRATYAATLRENAKPGQWIQLPDGAWKRK